In Archangium violaceum, the following are encoded in one genomic region:
- a CDS encoding serine/threonine-protein kinase has protein sequence MRTTASDPGVYEEELRLAVAEGVLSKDEADSLRSDALRMERSPLELLMERGRLSEDTLASLRLEVSRESVAPSGPPPLEPPTQKPAGTGSTPTPSASSQDEAFPVPGWDRYQPVRLLGQGGMGRVFLAYDPRLRRNVALKFMREGTPELAQRFLSEARSQARVTHERVCEVYEVGKVQEQPYIAMRFVDGRPLGQLARELTLEQKVLVLRHATEGVHAAHRAGLIHRDLKPSNILVERTEDGSLQPYVMDFGLARDWREEVTATGSVLGTPHYMAPEQARGEVARLDRRADVYSLGATLYAVLTGQPPFTGDNALEVLTRIQSEEPRPPRALDKDIPADLEAIILKCLEKERSARYDSARALAEDLERFLSGEPVLARPAGLAYRLRKKVRKHRVLVAVGSVTLLVVTLALGQVVLARREVAERERLSRRYTESVERIEAMARYISMLPLHDTRADRELLRERMAMLEAEVLQAGGQAEGPGNYALGRVLFALGDKDEARKRLESAWARGYREPRVAWALAQVLGEFYAEQLLDVERIRNAEQREARRQEVQRRYRDPALEYLRRSDGPEVPAPPAYVAALLSFYEGRHDEAISRLDAARDAAPWLHEVPLLRGDILLVRGSQRRNRGEQDGALADYDAARQAYATASSIAASSPAVYHSQARLEYAQLLMQLYGKGDVQTHYTRGLEAISRALSVAPDYFLSKVYESRFHRRLAEYRSGKGENVEELLQKALTASREALALDYPDRMLGQLELGEVLWQIARDRQARGQDPREQLQQALEAFSRIAPEDRGYGFLTDQGLIHKVWADYEDQIGADSLAHRGQAIEAFQTAISLHGHLPEAWLNLGSAYFKRASHPRAADRGGDLEKARDALERALSINPGNYVASFYGAQVHEQLAHRLYDHGGDTRPELERTIELYRKGLTINPKIPQLHNGLGGALLWRAQLTWEEGGDPFPGLDEARAAFEQARTLAPKQWFAFNNLGEVEAFRATFLMAREEEPGPALRAAAEAYQQALELVKNHAQPWANLGKVHGYQASWALKHGADPEPALKQAEEALRHALERNAQHPDAWRHLGEAHGTRARWLARREQAKEEHFETAARFLQQALDQEPERPEFRLALGHHLREWADWRRRAGGDPAPLLKRGLEVAEAALTARPSCPKAGVLRASLLSELAGDTSDAREQQALRSRAREDFEAALGRNPHLASAWKDRLTALSKPLADSR, from the coding sequence GTGCGGACTACAGCGTCGGACCCAGGGGTGTACGAGGAAGAGCTGCGGCTCGCCGTGGCCGAGGGGGTCCTCTCCAAGGACGAGGCGGATTCCCTTCGCTCGGATGCTCTCCGGATGGAGCGCAGCCCCCTGGAATTGTTGATGGAGCGCGGCCGGCTCTCCGAGGACACCCTCGCCTCGCTCCGTCTCGAGGTCTCCCGCGAGTCGGTCGCCCCCAGCGGCCCCCCGCCCCTCGAGCCTCCCACCCAGAAGCCCGCGGGCACCGGCTCCACCCCCACCCCCTCCGCCTCCTCCCAGGACGAGGCGTTCCCCGTTCCCGGTTGGGACCGCTACCAGCCCGTGCGACTGCTCGGCCAGGGCGGCATGGGCCGGGTGTTCCTCGCGTATGACCCGCGGCTGCGCCGCAATGTCGCCCTCAAGTTCATGCGCGAGGGCACTCCCGAGCTCGCCCAGCGCTTCCTCTCCGAGGCCCGCTCCCAGGCCCGCGTCACCCACGAGCGCGTGTGCGAGGTGTACGAGGTCGGCAAGGTCCAGGAGCAGCCCTATATCGCCATGCGGTTCGTGGATGGCCGGCCCCTGGGTCAGCTCGCCCGCGAGCTCACCCTCGAGCAGAAGGTGCTCGTGCTGCGCCACGCCACCGAGGGCGTGCACGCCGCCCACCGCGCCGGCCTCATCCACCGCGACCTCAAGCCCTCCAACATCCTCGTGGAGCGCACCGAGGACGGCAGCCTCCAGCCCTACGTCATGGACTTCGGTCTGGCACGCGACTGGCGCGAGGAGGTCACCGCCACCGGCTCCGTGCTGGGCACCCCCCACTACATGGCCCCCGAGCAGGCCCGTGGCGAGGTGGCCCGGCTCGACCGCCGCGCGGACGTCTACTCGCTGGGCGCCACCCTCTACGCCGTGCTCACCGGCCAGCCTCCCTTCACCGGCGACAACGCCCTGGAGGTGCTCACCCGCATCCAGTCCGAGGAGCCCCGCCCCCCGCGTGCCTTGGACAAGGACATCCCCGCGGACCTGGAGGCCATCATCCTCAAGTGTCTGGAGAAGGAGCGCTCGGCCCGCTACGACTCGGCGCGCGCGCTGGCCGAGGACCTGGAGCGCTTCCTCTCCGGTGAGCCGGTGCTCGCACGTCCCGCGGGCCTCGCCTACCGGCTGCGCAAGAAGGTGCGCAAGCACCGCGTCCTCGTGGCCGTCGGCTCGGTCACGCTGCTGGTGGTGACACTCGCCCTGGGGCAGGTCGTCCTCGCCCGCCGCGAGGTGGCCGAGCGCGAGCGCCTCTCCCGCCGCTACACCGAGTCCGTGGAACGCATCGAGGCCATGGCGCGCTACATCTCCATGCTGCCGCTGCACGACACGCGGGCCGACCGCGAGCTGCTGCGCGAGCGCATGGCCATGCTGGAGGCCGAGGTGCTCCAGGCCGGCGGTCAGGCCGAGGGGCCCGGCAACTACGCCCTGGGCCGCGTCCTGTTCGCCCTCGGGGACAAGGACGAGGCGCGCAAGCGGCTCGAGTCCGCCTGGGCCCGCGGCTATCGCGAGCCCCGCGTGGCCTGGGCGCTGGCGCAGGTGCTGGGTGAGTTCTACGCGGAGCAACTCCTGGACGTGGAGCGCATCCGCAACGCCGAGCAGCGCGAGGCCCGCCGCCAGGAAGTCCAGCGCCGCTACCGCGACCCCGCCCTCGAGTACCTGCGGCGCAGCGACGGCCCCGAGGTCCCCGCGCCTCCCGCCTACGTGGCCGCGCTCCTCTCCTTCTACGAGGGCCGCCACGACGAGGCGATCTCCCGCCTGGATGCCGCCCGCGACGCGGCGCCCTGGCTCCACGAGGTGCCCCTGCTGCGCGGCGACATCCTCCTCGTCCGGGGCAGCCAACGGCGCAACCGCGGCGAACAGGACGGGGCGCTGGCCGACTACGACGCCGCACGCCAGGCCTATGCCACCGCCAGCTCCATCGCCGCCAGCTCCCCGGCCGTGTACCACTCCCAGGCCCGGCTGGAGTACGCCCAGCTCCTCATGCAGCTGTACGGCAAGGGGGACGTGCAGACCCACTACACCCGCGGCCTGGAAGCCATCTCGCGCGCGCTCTCCGTGGCCCCGGACTACTTCCTGTCCAAGGTGTACGAGTCCCGCTTCCACCGCCGCCTCGCCGAGTACCGCTCCGGCAAGGGCGAGAACGTGGAGGAGCTGCTCCAGAAGGCCCTTACCGCCTCGCGCGAGGCGCTCGCCCTCGACTACCCGGACCGGATGCTCGGCCAGCTGGAGCTGGGCGAGGTCCTCTGGCAGATCGCCCGCGACCGGCAGGCGCGGGGGCAGGACCCGCGCGAGCAGCTCCAGCAGGCCCTCGAGGCCTTCTCGCGCATCGCCCCGGAAGACCGCGGCTACGGCTTCCTCACGGACCAGGGTCTCATCCACAAGGTGTGGGCCGACTACGAGGATCAGATCGGCGCCGACTCGCTGGCGCACCGCGGCCAGGCCATCGAGGCCTTCCAGACGGCCATCTCACTACACGGGCACCTGCCGGAGGCGTGGCTCAACCTCGGCAGCGCGTACTTCAAACGCGCCTCGCACCCGCGCGCGGCCGACCGCGGAGGCGACCTGGAGAAGGCCCGGGACGCGCTCGAGCGGGCGCTCTCCATCAACCCCGGCAACTACGTGGCCAGCTTCTACGGGGCACAGGTCCACGAGCAGCTCGCCCACCGGCTCTACGACCATGGAGGAGACACGCGGCCGGAGCTGGAGCGGACCATCGAGCTGTACCGCAAGGGCCTGACCATCAACCCCAAGATTCCCCAGCTCCACAATGGCCTGGGCGGGGCACTGCTGTGGCGGGCGCAGCTCACCTGGGAGGAGGGCGGAGACCCCTTCCCGGGACTCGACGAGGCCCGCGCGGCCTTCGAGCAGGCCCGGACGCTGGCGCCCAAGCAGTGGTTCGCATTCAACAACCTCGGCGAGGTGGAGGCCTTCCGGGCCACCTTCCTGATGGCACGGGAGGAAGAGCCGGGCCCGGCCCTCCGCGCGGCCGCGGAGGCGTACCAGCAGGCGCTCGAGCTGGTGAAGAATCACGCCCAGCCGTGGGCGAACCTGGGCAAGGTCCACGGCTACCAGGCCTCCTGGGCGCTGAAGCACGGCGCGGATCCGGAGCCCGCGCTGAAGCAGGCCGAGGAGGCCCTGCGCCACGCCCTGGAGCGCAACGCCCAGCACCCGGATGCCTGGCGCCACCTCGGGGAAGCGCATGGCACGCGGGCCCGGTGGTTGGCGCGGCGGGAGCAGGCGAAGGAGGAGCACTTCGAGACGGCGGCCCGGTTCCTCCAGCAGGCCCTCGACCAGGAGCCGGAGCGGCCGGAGTTCCGCCTCGCCCTCGGTCACCACCTCAGGGAGTGGGCCGATTGGCGGCGGCGTGCCGGGGGAGACCCCGCCCCACTGCTGAAGCGAGGCCTGGAGGTGGCCGAGGCCGCGCTCACCGCTCGGCCCAGTTGCCCCAAGGCCGGGGTGTTGCGGGCGAGCCTCCTGTCGGAGCTCGCCGGGGACACCTCCGACGCCCGGGAGCAGCAGGCGCTGCGGAGCCGGGCGCGGGAGGACTTCGAGGCGGCGCTGGGCCGCAACCCCCACCTGGCATCGGCCTGGAAGGACCGGCTCACCGCCCTGAGCAAGCCGCTGGCCGATTCCCGGTAG
- a CDS encoding Uma2 family endonuclease, whose translation MTVTVKKPATYEDLRALPETVVGEIVSGELVASPRPASRHTLVTSALGGELIGPFQRGRGGPGGWWILDEPELHFGNDVLVPDLAGWRRTRMPVPPDESFFTLPPDWSCEVLSPSTSSFDREKKLPVYMREQVGHVWFIEPLTQTLEIFRREHDRWVLANNYVGEQRIRAEPFEAMELELEALWLPANTGR comes from the coding sequence ATGACGGTGACGGTCAAGAAGCCCGCGACGTACGAGGATCTCCGAGCCCTTCCGGAGACGGTGGTGGGGGAGATTGTCTCTGGCGAGCTCGTGGCCTCGCCGCGGCCCGCCAGTCGCCATACGCTCGTTACCTCCGCGCTGGGTGGTGAGCTGATCGGGCCCTTCCAGCGGGGCCGGGGTGGTCCGGGGGGTTGGTGGATCCTCGACGAGCCGGAGCTGCATTTCGGGAACGACGTCCTCGTTCCAGACCTGGCCGGATGGAGGCGCACACGGATGCCCGTGCCGCCAGATGAGTCCTTCTTCACGCTTCCGCCGGACTGGAGCTGCGAGGTTCTGTCCCCCTCGACCTCGAGCTTCGATCGGGAGAAGAAGCTGCCGGTGTACATGCGCGAGCAGGTGGGCCACGTCTGGTTCATCGAGCCGCTCACCCAGACGCTCGAGATCTTCCGGCGCGAGCATGATCGCTGGGTGCTCGCCAACAACTACGTGGGAGAGCAACGAATCCGGGCGGAGCCCTTCGAGGCCATGGAGCTGGAGCTCGAAGCGCTCTGGTTGCCCGCCAATACCGGGAGGTGA
- a CDS encoding M20/M25/M40 family metallo-hydrolase: MRVPMFLPALLTVALASSCDSSTPPALDEARLAGLPELATSVDTARLMATVNAVVAAHRSDTPMDCARLGVTPPSPSNPLCHLTREKARAYLRNQLAALGLTLTEHVSRDGDLDVVNVVAEKRGTRSPHEVVLVGAHYDALHAGADDNATGVAAVLELARVLSTRSFDRTVRFVGFDLEELGSVGSTRYVADLARDEHIVVALVLDSIGYRSTSPGSQRSVPPLSFPTTGDFILALANSPASQQLDELWQLHQRMDLTRMMTLGAPGNGNGPLTGDLLRSDHAPFWLDGTPALLLNDSTDLRSPHYHQRTDTPETLDPAFFSDVVRLSAVSLAYWAGGVR; encoded by the coding sequence TGACTCCTCCACCCCACCCGCCCTGGACGAGGCGCGGCTGGCCGGACTGCCCGAGCTCGCCACCTCCGTGGACACCGCGCGACTCATGGCCACGGTGAACGCGGTGGTGGCGGCACACCGCTCCGACACTCCGATGGACTGCGCTCGCCTCGGGGTCACCCCGCCCTCTCCCAGCAATCCCCTGTGCCACCTCACGCGGGAGAAGGCGCGCGCGTACCTGCGCAACCAGCTGGCGGCGCTGGGCCTCACCCTCACCGAGCACGTCTCGCGAGATGGGGACCTCGACGTCGTCAACGTGGTGGCCGAGAAGCGCGGCACCCGCAGCCCCCACGAGGTGGTCCTGGTGGGCGCGCACTATGACGCCCTCCACGCGGGGGCCGATGACAACGCCACCGGCGTGGCCGCCGTGCTGGAGCTGGCGCGTGTCCTCTCCACCCGCTCCTTCGACCGCACCGTGCGCTTCGTCGGCTTCGACCTGGAGGAGCTCGGCTCCGTCGGCAGCACCCGGTACGTGGCCGACCTCGCCAGGGACGAGCACATCGTCGTCGCCCTCGTCCTCGACAGCATCGGCTACCGGAGCACCTCGCCCGGCTCGCAGCGCTCCGTGCCTCCCCTCTCGTTCCCGACGACCGGGGACTTCATCCTCGCCCTCGCCAACTCGCCCGCCTCCCAGCAGCTGGACGAACTGTGGCAGCTCCACCAGCGCATGGACCTCACCCGGATGATGACCCTCGGCGCTCCCGGCAACGGCAACGGGCCCCTCACCGGAGACCTCCTGCGCAGCGACCATGCCCCGTTCTGGCTGGACGGTACGCCCGCGCTCCTGCTCAACGACTCGACGGACCTGCGCAGCCCCCACTACCACCAACGCACGGATACGCCGGAGACGCTCGACCCCGCGTTCTTCTCCGACGTGGTCCGGCTCTCCGCGGTGTCGCTCGCCTACTGGGCGGGAGGTGTCCGATGA